In Sedimentibacter sp. MB31-C6, one genomic interval encodes:
- a CDS encoding MazG nucleotide pyrophosphohydrolase domain-containing protein, which yields MSCDCAEFQKHADNLQLRNKSILDIVTKLDEQVSMLNRAVFKSVTHCGCIEINASQQVFLDNLTLEENQENLKTHIEGELCPKCQDKIEEEIGDVLFYLASMCNALELDLDDIMKQKLRNLKTLGIYNLL from the coding sequence ATGTCATGTGATTGTGCAGAATTTCAAAAACACGCAGATAATTTACAATTAAGAAATAAAAGTATTTTAGATATTGTTACAAAACTTGATGAACAAGTTTCTATGTTAAACAGAGCAGTTTTTAAATCAGTAACCCATTGTGGCTGTATAGAAATCAACGCATCTCAACAAGTTTTTTTAGATAATTTGACATTAGAAGAAAATCAAGAAAATTTAAAAACCCATATTGAAGGTGAACTGTGCCCTAAGTGCCAAGATAAAATAGAAGAAGAAATAGGAGATGTATTGTTTTATCTAGCTTCTATGTGTAATGCTTTAGAATTAGATTTAGATGATATTATGAAACAAAAACTAAGAAATTTAAAAACTTTAGGAATTTACAATCTACTTTAG
- a CDS encoding protease complex subunit PrcB family protein — MKRIISIVAIIVFIAALLFFFRYFRGKGAENVSFDKIEPDSIPAQISEVLPNYRMKEKALVCRINDDIYVVVTRGEKNTAGYDVEIDRLTLSEENGEKILTVYAEYIDPKPGDVTAQILTYPFTVVKTEMTELPQKVVLEKEYAH; from the coding sequence ATGAAAAGAATTATATCAATTGTTGCGATTATTGTATTTATAGCTGCTCTTTTGTTTTTTTTCAGATACTTCAGAGGGAAGGGTGCGGAAAATGTGAGTTTTGATAAAATAGAACCAGACAGTATACCAGCACAGATAAGTGAAGTTTTGCCTAATTACAGGATGAAGGAAAAAGCTTTAGTATGTAGAATAAATGATGATATTTATGTAGTAGTAACTAGAGGAGAAAAAAATACGGCTGGTTATGATGTTGAAATTGATAGGTTAACTTTAAGTGAAGAAAATGGTGAAAAAATTTTGACTGTTTACGCAGAGTACATTGACCCTAAACCTGGTGATGTTACAGCACAAATTTTGACTTATCCTTTTACTGTTGTAAAAACAGAAATGACAGAATTACCTCAAAAAGTAGTTTTAGAAAAGGAATATGCGCATTAG
- the ftsX gene encoding permease-like cell division protein FtsX, which produces MNLKKLNYIFKQSFKSIWRNRMMGLAAVSSVAAVLIILGFILIIVLNINNVALITKETFDEIAVYIDEDVSESKIKQMGKDFKEIDGVLGVAFQTKDYALEQLKENWGEDSYLLEGLRKNPLPNTYIVQLDDVKYSDYVIAQIETFDGVEEVQFYEDAVNSLIVLAEFIKKVGTSLIIILMLISVFIISNTIKITVLNRRKEIELMQYIGATNGYVRGPFMIEGIMLGVIGSIVAIMLIMVGYNYLINYLAGRYIALISGMSGYLVGVEMILNDLIIIFLTIGIGIGILGSLISLKKFLSV; this is translated from the coding sequence ATGAACCTAAAGAAGCTTAACTATATTTTTAAACAATCATTTAAAAGTATTTGGAGAAATCGTATGATGGGACTAGCTGCTGTTAGTTCAGTTGCGGCAGTTTTAATAATACTAGGATTTATATTAATTATAGTATTGAATATAAATAATGTAGCATTAATAACTAAAGAAACGTTTGATGAGATAGCTGTTTATATAGATGAAGATGTATCAGAAAGTAAAATTAAACAAATGGGTAAAGATTTTAAGGAGATAGATGGTGTTCTAGGTGTAGCATTCCAAACGAAAGATTATGCACTTGAACAATTAAAAGAGAATTGGGGAGAAGATTCATATCTATTAGAAGGTTTAAGAAAAAATCCATTACCTAATACTTACATAGTTCAGCTTGATGATGTCAAATATTCTGATTATGTAATTGCACAAATTGAAACTTTTGACGGGGTTGAAGAAGTACAATTTTATGAGGATGCAGTAAATAGTTTAATAGTTCTAGCTGAATTTATTAAGAAAGTTGGGACAAGTTTAATTATTATATTAATGCTTATAAGTGTATTTATTATTTCGAATACAATTAAGATTACTGTTTTAAATAGACGTAAAGAAATAGAGTTAATGCAGTATATTGGAGCAACTAATGGCTATGTAAGAGGACCTTTTATGATTGAAGGAATTATGCTTGGCGTAATTGGGTCAATTGTAGCTATTATGCTTATAATGGTTGGATATAATTATTTAATAAATTATTTGGCTGGTAGATATATTGCACTAATATCAGGCATGTCTGGTTATTTGGTGGGGGTAGAGATGATACTTAACGATCTTATAATAATATTTTTAACTATTGGCATTGGAATAGGAATATTAGGAAGTCTAATTTCATTAAAAAAATTCTTAAGTGTATAG
- the ftsE gene encoding cell division ATP-binding protein FtsE: MIEFNNVIKTYKKDFTAVKNINLSIAQGEFLFIIGKSGAGKSTLIKLLLKEINPTEGVIKYNNQNITKIRKRNISEYRRKIGFIFQDYRLLPKLTVYENIAFAMEMICCNSKNIRREVPLVLSMVGLSDKAKSYPDELSGGEQQRVAIARAVINKPETIIADEPTGNLDDDTSKEIMKILTEINKRGTTIIMATHDRDIVKKYQRRVVELKNGVIIKDIKAGGYADEPKEA; this comes from the coding sequence GTGATTGAATTTAACAATGTAATAAAAACTTACAAGAAAGATTTCACGGCAGTTAAAAATATAAACTTATCTATAGCACAGGGAGAATTTTTATTTATTATAGGTAAGAGTGGTGCTGGTAAAAGTACATTAATAAAGCTTTTATTGAAAGAAATAAACCCAACTGAGGGAGTTATTAAGTATAATAATCAGAATATTACTAAAATTAGAAAGAGAAATATTTCTGAATATAGGCGAAAAATTGGATTTATATTTCAAGATTATAGATTGCTTCCGAAATTAACAGTATATGAAAACATTGCATTTGCAATGGAGATGATATGTTGTAATTCTAAAAATATAAGAAGAGAGGTTCCTTTGGTTTTAAGTATGGTTGGTCTTAGTGATAAGGCAAAATCATATCCAGATGAATTATCAGGAGGGGAACAACAAAGGGTTGCTATTGCTCGAGCAGTTATTAATAAACCTGAAACCATAATAGCAGATGAGCCCACAGGAAATCTTGACGATGATACATCCAAGGAAATTATGAAGATTTTAACCGAAATTAATAAAAGAGGAACTACTATCATTATGGCAACTCACGATAGAGATATAGTTAAAAAATATCAAAGAAGAGTAGTTGAGTTAAAAAATGGGGTTATAATCAAAGACATCAAAGCAGGGGGGTATGCAGATGAACCTAAAGAAGCTTAA
- the mce gene encoding methylmalonyl-CoA epimerase, whose translation MVKKVDHIGIAVKNLDETLKFYEEILGLKAAGKEVVDEQKVTVAFLPIGDTEVELLESTTEDGAIAKFIAKNGEGVQHIAYKVDNIEEAIAEMKKKGIRMIDEKPRYGAGGAKIAFCHPKSTYGVLLELCQRD comes from the coding sequence ATGGTAAAAAAAGTTGATCATATAGGGATAGCTGTTAAAAATTTGGATGAAACGTTGAAATTCTATGAAGAAATACTTGGGCTCAAAGCAGCAGGTAAAGAAGTTGTTGATGAGCAAAAAGTTACAGTAGCCTTTTTACCTATTGGAGATACTGAAGTTGAACTTTTAGAATCAACTACTGAAGATGGAGCCATTGCAAAATTTATAGCAAAAAATGGTGAAGGTGTTCAGCATATAGCATATAAAGTAGACAATATAGAAGAAGCTATTGCTGAGATGAAGAAAAAGGGAATTAGAATGATTGATGAAAAACCAAGATATGGTGCTGGAGGAGCAAAAATAGCTTTCTGTCATCCAAAAAGCACATATGGAGTTTTGTTGGAACTATGTCAAAGAGATTAA